The stretch of DNA CAGCGCCATCAGGTTGAAGTCGCGCGGGCGAAGGCCGTCGCCACGGCGTTGGGTGCGATCCATCATGTCGTGTTGGATCTGGATCTGAGAGTATTCGGCGGCTCCGCTCTGACGGGCGACGTCAGTGTGCCCAAAGACCGCACTCACGAGGAACGATCCGGCGAGATCCCCGTCACCTATGTACCGGCCCGCAACACCATCTTCCTCTCCTTGGCTCTGGCCTATGCTGAAACGCTTGGGGCGTACACGATTTATTTCGGGGCGAATGTGTTGGACTACTCGGGCTATCCCGATTGTCGTCCCGATTTTATTCGAGCATTTGAATCGGTTGCCCGGCTTGGAACCAAGATGGGGAGTGAAGGCCGTGCGGTCGAGGTGCGTGCTCCCTTGTTGATGCTGTCCAAAGCCGATATCGTGCGCCGCGGGCTGGCCCTCCGAGCCCCCTTGGGACTCACGCATAGTTGTTATGATCCCGGTGTTGATGGCGTGGCCTGCGGTCGGTGCGACAGTTGCCGGATTCGACGCGAAGGCTTTCGCCTGGCGGGAGTTGTGGATCCGGTCCCCTATGCGATACTCTAGCCGTGAAGTCGAGGAAATCTGTCGACGCACGGATCGATTGATGCGCAGTACAGATGTTGACGACGTGTCAGATCACCCAATCACCAGATAGCACATTATGACGCCTGAAGAATTTTTCATGTACCTGATCATCGCCCTGGTGATCATTGCGCCGATCGGCGCACGAGTCTATCGCCGGTTGACCCTGAATCGGACGACACAATTGCTTCGGGATCAGCTGAAACAATCGCAGGCCACTCAGACGACACCCCCGCCTTCTGAGCCTCCGCGATGAAGCCAATCAAAGTCAGGAGTATTCAGATGAAGGTCTGGATGATGGGAATCGGGCTTGCGGTGATGGTGGCAGCCCTGGCGGCGTGCGAGTCCAATGCGACGAACCAAGATGCGGCCAAGCCGGCTGGCGGCGCGACACCGGCGGATATGCAGGTCGGCGAGGCGAAATTCGCTGCCAATTGTGCCGCCTGCCACGGAGTGCGCGGGGTCGGGACCAAACAGGGGCCGCCGCTGGTCCATAAGATCTACGAACCGAATCATCATGCCGATCTGGCGTTCCAGCGGGCGGCAGAAAACGGCGTCCGTGCTCACCATTGGGAGTTCGGTAATATGCCGAAGATTGAGGGTGTGACGTCTGGGGACGTGGAACACATCATTCGATATGTGCGATGGCTGCAGCGGGAGGCAGGGATCTATTAATTCGACTCCTGCCGTCCTCACCCGTCCGGCTTGTCCTCCCTTCTCACCAAGTCCCGTTCAGTGTGTCATTATTTGACAACGTCTCCGTACGGTTCGTAAGGTATCAACATGGCATCATGGGAGCGTCGACACTCGCAGGGTGTCGTGCGGTGCCCCCGCTGCTCAGACCTTTTCACAGGAGGACCCTATGAAATACGGAGCCTGGTCCATGTTGGGGACTGTAGGGCTATTGCTGGTGACGTCAGGTTGTGTGGCGATCGAAGCCGGCCATGAAGGCGTTCTGGTCGAGCAACCATTCTTCTTCGGCCATGGTGGTGTGGACGCTGCGCCCTCCAAGACCGGACGGGTTTGGGTTGCGCCCACGACGAAGGTCATTGAAGTCGACGTCCGGCCGTTACAGTACTCGGAGCATTTCGACATCATTTCAGCGGAAAATGCTCCGGTATCCTTCGATGCGTTTATGATCGCCAATGTGGTTGAAGGTCGCTCTCCGGAGATCGTCGGCCGCTACGGCACCAATTGGTATCAAAACAATGTAAAGGAAGCCTTCCGTACATTCGTGCGGGAGGAAGTGCAGAAGTACCCGCTGTTTCAGCTGACGACCGATCCGACGACCCGGACAAAGCTGCAGGACGCCATTGCGCGTGAAGTGCAGACCAAGCTGATCGATAAGCAAAATATGCCGATCAGGCTGAATCGAGTCGTTGTCGGCAGTATTCTGCCGCCGAAGGGTGTGGTCGAACAGACGACGCAAACGATTGTGCAGGAGCAGCGAAAGATTACGATGGTTGAGTTTCAGAAGGCGGAAGAGGCACGTGAAAAAGCCGAGAAGCAGCGAGGGATCGCGGATCGCGCGTATCGTGAATCGCTGGGACTGACGGCGCCGGAATTTGTCGATCTGCGGCGCATCGAAGTGCAGAAGGAAATCGTGCAGCACTCACCCGCGGCCTTGACGGTCATTATGGGGTTGGAGCGAGTCGGTATTAATATGCCGCCGCTCGCTGGTGATCGGTAACGCCCGGCCAGCGAACGACTTGACGTGTGACGAGAAGGAGCCAGCGGCGGAGACTGTCCGGCGCTGGCTCCGGCCACGTGGCGGACTACTTTACCACCCAGACACGGTAAGTTTTTGCATTGAGCGGCTTGGCGATCCTGAGTGTGCCCACCTCACCGGGATTCATCACATCGTCGCCCGCTACGGTTTTTCTTGCCGGGTGGCGGCTGCTCCGAACCAGCAGGCCTTGGTCGTCGTAGAAGTCCACCATCACATCGGCTGATTCGCGAAGGCCACCCTGGTAGGCGGTCCCGAGCCAATCGAGACGCTTGAGTGCTTGGTACACGATGACGAGCGCGCCGTCGGCATCTTCGCGCGCGCTGACAATCTTCAGCGCACGATTCTGATCCAGGCCGGGCTCTGGTCCCCCCGTCGTCTGGGCGATCAAGACTTGCTTCACCTCATCGGCGTGGAAGACGGCCTTTATTTTGCAGTAAACGGTGTGCCCCTTTGCGCTTTGGTGCACGATGTGGTGATCGGAGACATGTTGCGAGGCGAGCGTGTGGACCAGATTGCGGAAGAGCTTTGAGTCTACGATTGAACCTGTCTGCTCTCGCACCGCGGCTGCGTTACTGACGGCCTGATACAGCGCTTCGGTACAGGCATGCTGCTTCGCTTCCTCCACGGTTTCCGGCTCGTGGTAGGCATACCGATAGTCCCCGCTGACATCTACCCGTGCTTGCTCAGACGCAGCCTGGGCCGAGGCGCCAAGTACGACACAGGGGAGGACGAGCGCCAGCAAGGCGCCGCTTCCTGAAAGTGATCGCTGCGGGGTCATACAAGCCACCTCCCTTTTTGTGGCTGGTTCCACAGAGTGCATGTACGCACGATGCGAGTCTCAGCGCTAGATTATGCTACCACGCCTCTGACGTGGCAGCAATGTGGTTGAGGGGAGGACATGGTGCCTCAACCAACATCGCTGCGCGCCCCGGGCAGCCGCCTATGAACGGGTTTGTGTCGGTGCGATGCGTAGGCCCGTGGTCGTGCGAAGGATGTCGCGGCGCAACCGTGAGGAAAAACATTGGATGCCTTGACTTGATGCAGGTCTTCACTCACACTCTGGCACGACACTATGTACGACAGTACTGAGCAAGATCTCCTGCGCCTTCTCGCCTCACGGGCCGGTATTTTACCCGAATATCACGACATTGCCGGCACGCTGCATGTCACCAGCGACGACACGCGTCGCGCCATCCTGTCCGCCATGGGCTTTCAGGTTGCGTCGCGCGAGTTGCTCACGACCGAACTGCTGGCCTGGGACGAATTGCCGTGGCAACAGGCCTGTGACCCGATACTCATTCTTCAACAAGGATATGGCCCTACGCAGTGGGCGTTTCGTCCTATGCTGGAGGAGGGGGAGGAGCAGGATGTCTCCGTGGCCTGGACGATCACCGATGAGAGCGGTGTGAACGTGCATCGCGAGGCTTCCGGCCCGGGCCTCGCTCCACAGGAGATCCGGTCGTCGGCCGGGCGGCGCATCGTGCGCTTTGAGTTGCCGTTAGTTTCAGACCTGCCACTCGGCTACTACGACGTGGCCGTCGCCACTACCGGCAGCAAGGTGATGACCAAGGGGGCGCTCCGCGTCGTCGTGGCCCCGCCGCACTGTTTTGTGCCGGAGGAGATGGCCCGGGGTGGTCGTATGTGGGGCTTGGCGGTGCAGCTCTATTCACTTCGCTCTGAAACCAATTGGGGTGTGGGTGACTTTACGGATTTGTCTCGGCTGGTTGAATGGGCGGGCAAGGAGTTAGGTGCCGGCATCATCGGATTGAATCCGCTGCATGCGCTGAAGAATTCGCGTCCGTATCACCTCAGTCCCTATTCCCCGACCAGCCGGCTCTTTTTGAACGAGCTGTATATCGACCTTGATCAATTGCCTGAGTATCACGCCTCGGCTGATGCGCAACAGCTGCGGAACAGCGCGGAATTTCAGAAGGGATTGGAGCAGGCTCGCACCGCCGACTTGGTGGATTCCGAATCCGTGGTCAAGGCGAAGCGTACGATGTTGGATCTGGCGTATCGGCAGTTCTTGACGGATAACTATTCGGGGACTGAACCGTCGCTGGAACCGACTACCCCTCGTGGAGGGTTACTGCAACGATTTATTCGTGACGAGGGGGACTCGTTGGAGTGGTTTGCGTTGTTCCAGGTGCTGGAAGAGGAGCGGCGCGTGATCGAACTGTCGCCCACGCTTTGGCCTGAGTGGCCGCCGCAGTATCGGAGTCCCGACGCACCGGGCTTGCGCGAGTTTGCGAGGGGGCACCGTAAGCGGGTCCGGTTTTTCCAGTATGTGCAGTGGGTGGCGGCGGATCAGTTGCGAGCGGCCAAGACCCGCGCGTCTCAAGTGCAGATGACGGTCGGGTTGTACCCCGACCTGGCATTGGGGAGCGATCGCAATGGGGCGGAGGCGTGGATGCTGCAGGATGTGCTCGCGCTCGGTGCGGACTGCGGCGCTCCACCGGACGCATTCGCTCCGCAAGGACAGAATTGGGGGTTCGCTCCGTTTCATCCGCTGCGTCTGAAGTCTACGGGGTATCGCGCGTTTATTGAGCTGCTTCGGAAAACACTCCAGCAGGGTGGTGCGATCCGTATCGACCATGTCATGGCGCTGTTCCGTCTGTTCTGGGTTCCCCGCGGGATGAGCGCAGCCGCTGGGGCCTATGTGCAGTATCCGGCGGAGGACCTGCTGCGGATTCTCGCGCTGGA from Nitrospira sp. encodes:
- the queC gene encoding 7-cyano-7-deazaguanine synthase QueC → MTHVDPTAVVLLSGGLDSTVTAAVAKQDGYRIACLTIAYGQRHQVEVARAKAVATALGAIHHVVLDLDLRVFGGSALTGDVSVPKDRTHEERSGEIPVTYVPARNTIFLSLALAYAETLGAYTIYFGANVLDYSGYPDCRPDFIRAFESVARLGTKMGSEGRAVEVRAPLLMLSKADIVRRGLALRAPLGLTHSCYDPGVDGVACGRCDSCRIRREGFRLAGVVDPVPYAIL
- a CDS encoding cytochrome c; translation: MKVWMMGIGLAVMVAALAACESNATNQDAAKPAGGATPADMQVGEAKFAANCAACHGVRGVGTKQGPPLVHKIYEPNHHADLAFQRAAENGVRAHHWEFGNMPKIEGVTSGDVEHIIRYVRWLQREAGIY
- a CDS encoding SPFH domain-containing protein; the encoded protein is MKYGAWSMLGTVGLLLVTSGCVAIEAGHEGVLVEQPFFFGHGGVDAAPSKTGRVWVAPTTKVIEVDVRPLQYSEHFDIISAENAPVSFDAFMIANVVEGRSPEIVGRYGTNWYQNNVKEAFRTFVREEVQKYPLFQLTTDPTTRTKLQDAIAREVQTKLIDKQNMPIRLNRVVVGSILPPKGVVEQTTQTIVQEQRKITMVEFQKAEEAREKAEKQRGIADRAYRESLGLTAPEFVDLRRIEVQKEIVQHSPAALTVIMGLERVGINMPPLAGDR
- the malQ gene encoding 4-alpha-glucanotransferase, with amino-acid sequence MYDSTEQDLLRLLASRAGILPEYHDIAGTLHVTSDDTRRAILSAMGFQVASRELLTTELLAWDELPWQQACDPILILQQGYGPTQWAFRPMLEEGEEQDVSVAWTITDESGVNVHREASGPGLAPQEIRSSAGRRIVRFELPLVSDLPLGYYDVAVATTGSKVMTKGALRVVVAPPHCFVPEEMARGGRMWGLAVQLYSLRSETNWGVGDFTDLSRLVEWAGKELGAGIIGLNPLHALKNSRPYHLSPYSPTSRLFLNELYIDLDQLPEYHASADAQQLRNSAEFQKGLEQARTADLVDSESVVKAKRTMLDLAYRQFLTDNYSGTEPSLEPTTPRGGLLQRFIRDEGDSLEWFALFQVLEEERRVIELSPTLWPEWPPQYRSPDAPGLREFARGHRKRVRFFQYVQWVAADQLRAAKTRASQVQMTVGLYPDLALGSDRNGAEAWMLQDVLALGADCGAPPDAFAPQGQNWGFAPFHPLRLKSTGYRAFIELLRKTLQQGGAIRIDHVMALFRLFWVPRGMSAAAGAYVQYPAEDLLRILALESLRAQTLVIGEDLGTVPDYVREQLARYKVLSYRVFYFEREWDGACKSPSAYPDQSLAVVTTHDLPTLSGYWVGEDIRLRARLGMYANEQAVQQALHERTRDKGQILRALGGAGLLPAGVSDQPGAVSTMTPALCRAIHVYLASSPAWVVMANLDDVIGEVTQMNLPGTVDAYPNWSRKLSLSLEELQRDERVHSLAAAVRPLRPSAATF